The following are encoded in a window of Algiphilus aromaticivorans DG1253 genomic DNA:
- a CDS encoding chemotaxis protein CheW has translation MSEAPLRELREQPFALLAELDQRLRAARFEAGEEQFWTGLAFRLGEEGYVVPGDEVREVLTPPPLTRVPGAADWLLGVANVRGELMPICDLRRLAGYPAPAPGRDSRVVVFQHPQAPMGFLVDGIYGHRQFVPGDQKHALVDAVAAPLGDWLLGAFVRDGASWRVLSLHRLSAAGLLNQAAA, from the coding sequence GTGAGCGAGGCGCCCTTGCGCGAGCTGCGTGAGCAGCCCTTCGCGCTGCTGGCCGAGCTGGACCAGCGACTGCGTGCTGCGCGTTTCGAGGCCGGCGAAGAGCAGTTCTGGACAGGTCTGGCCTTTCGGCTCGGCGAAGAGGGCTACGTGGTGCCGGGCGACGAGGTGCGCGAGGTGCTCACACCGCCTCCGCTGACGCGCGTGCCGGGTGCCGCCGACTGGTTGCTGGGTGTGGCGAATGTGCGCGGCGAGTTGATGCCGATCTGCGACCTGCGGCGTCTGGCGGGCTATCCCGCACCGGCTCCGGGCCGCGATTCGCGCGTCGTGGTCTTTCAGCATCCGCAAGCGCCGATGGGCTTTCTTGTGGACGGCATCTACGGTCACCGCCAATTCGTGCCCGGCGACCAGAAGCATGCGCTGGTCGACGCGGTTGCGGCACCGCTGGGCGACTGGCTGCTCGGCGCCTTCGTGCGCGACGGTGCCTCCTGGCGCGTATTGAGCCTGCACCGCCTCAGCGCGGCCGGGCTCCTCAACCAGGCGGCTGCCTGA
- a CDS encoding NusG domain II-containing protein: MTRADALVILLLAALIGWIGMQQWVARTPATAVAIHRGGERIAVHPLDTDRELRVEGRIGTAHIHIRDGRARFHRSPCQRQVCVHMGWQSHGGAVAACVPNGLSIQLIGGDRGFDGIAG, from the coding sequence GTGACGCGCGCGGACGCGCTGGTCATTTTGCTGCTCGCCGCGCTGATCGGCTGGATCGGCATGCAGCAGTGGGTGGCGCGCACGCCAGCCACAGCGGTGGCCATCCATCGCGGCGGCGAGCGCATCGCCGTGCACCCGCTCGACACCGACCGCGAGCTGCGCGTCGAGGGCCGCATCGGCACGGCCCACATCCACATCCGCGACGGCCGCGCGCGCTTCCATCGCAGCCCGTGCCAGCGCCAGGTCTGCGTGCACATGGGCTGGCAATCGCACGGCGGTGCGGTCGCCGCCTGCGTGCCCAACGGACTGTCGATCCAGCTCATCGGCGGCGACAGGGGCTTCGATGGCATCGCCGGCTGA
- a CDS encoding YqgE/AlgH family protein, translated as MDAAETSAGGAGYLRNQFLVAMPSLDDEQFGQTVTLLCEHNNEGALGLVVNRPTDLKLAEMLDHLGLDASHYGDTSPPVFWGGPVQPERGFVLHAEPGDWDATLAIGERLHVTTSRDILDALAAGKGPRNYIVLLGYAGWDAGQLEDEILGNAWLNTPVDQQILFDTPSTERWQAATRLLGVDFTQIGTGHGHA; from the coding sequence ATGGATGCAGCGGAGACGAGTGCCGGCGGAGCGGGCTATCTGCGCAACCAGTTCCTGGTGGCCATGCCCAGCCTTGATGATGAGCAGTTCGGGCAGACCGTGACCCTGCTCTGCGAGCACAACAACGAGGGCGCGCTGGGCCTCGTCGTCAACCGCCCGACCGACCTCAAGCTCGCCGAGATGCTCGACCATCTCGGCCTGGACGCCTCGCACTACGGCGACACCAGCCCGCCCGTCTTCTGGGGCGGCCCGGTGCAGCCCGAACGCGGCTTCGTCCTCCACGCCGAGCCGGGCGACTGGGACGCCACACTGGCCATCGGCGAGCGTCTGCACGTCACGACCTCACGCGACATCCTCGACGCGCTGGCCGCCGGCAAGGGCCCCCGGAACTACATCGTGCTACTCGGCTATGCCGGCTGGGATGCCGGCCAGCTGGAGGACGAGATCCTCGGCAACGCCTGGTTGAACACCCCGGTAGACCAGCAAATCCTCTTCGATACGCCGAGCACGGAGCGCTGGCAGGCCGCGACCCGACTGCTGGGTGTGGACTTCACGCAGATCGGCACCGGCCACGGCCACGCCTGA
- the gshB gene encoding glutathione synthase, whose protein sequence is MSQPPGSRTLLVIMDPIAGIKPVKDTTLALLLAAQQAEWHIHCADTEALSVRDGVPRVRARPLTVRDDERNWYTLGEADDQTLADYALILMRKDPPFDQEYVYATYWLELAEAAGSRVVNRPQALRDCNEKGFIMRFPALIAPTLISRDKKALRAFQAEQGETVLKPLDGMGGNGVFVIAADGRNLNAVIDALTDNGRRTIMAQRYLPGIRDGDKRILMIDGVPVDHVLARIPAEGETRGNLAAGGRGVVQPLTASDRAIAEAVGPSLRERGIVFAGLDVIGDRLTEINITSPTCLREIQRETGADIAGAAFAAMAGGR, encoded by the coding sequence ATGAGCCAGCCTCCCGGCAGCCGCACGCTGCTGGTGATCATGGACCCCATCGCCGGCATCAAGCCCGTCAAGGACACCACGCTGGCCCTGCTGCTGGCCGCCCAGCAGGCGGAATGGCACATCCACTGTGCCGACACCGAGGCGCTGTCGGTGCGCGACGGCGTGCCGCGCGTGCGCGCCCGGCCGCTGACCGTGCGCGATGACGAGCGCAACTGGTACACGCTGGGCGAGGCGGACGACCAGACGCTGGCCGATTATGCGCTGATCCTGATGCGCAAGGACCCGCCCTTCGACCAGGAATACGTCTACGCCACCTACTGGCTGGAACTGGCCGAAGCCGCAGGCAGCCGCGTCGTCAACCGCCCGCAGGCCCTGCGCGACTGCAACGAGAAGGGCTTCATCATGCGCTTCCCGGCGCTGATCGCACCCACGCTGATCTCGCGCGACAAGAAGGCCCTGCGCGCCTTCCAGGCCGAGCAGGGTGAGACCGTGCTGAAGCCGCTGGACGGCATGGGCGGCAACGGCGTCTTCGTGATCGCCGCCGACGGCCGCAACCTCAACGCCGTCATCGACGCGCTCACCGACAACGGCCGGCGCACGATCATGGCGCAGCGCTATCTGCCCGGCATCCGCGACGGCGACAAGCGCATCCTCATGATCGACGGCGTGCCGGTCGATCACGTGCTGGCCCGCATCCCCGCCGAGGGCGAGACGCGCGGCAACCTCGCCGCCGGCGGTCGCGGCGTCGTACAGCCGCTGACCGCGAGCGACCGCGCCATCGCCGAGGCCGTCGGACCGAGCCTGCGCGAACGCGGCATCGTCTTCGCCGGCCTCGATGTCATCGGTGACCGGCTCACCGAAATCAACATCACCAGCCCGACCTGCCTGCGCGAGATCCAGCGCGAAACCGGCGCCGACATCGCCGGAGCGGCCTTCGCGGCGATGGCGGGAGGCCGCTAG
- a CDS encoding FAD:protein FMN transferase → MLLRRFLFGGIALALLLYLLLRPPTPGGEESRLVEQQFAAMGTWFSVSVWLEDPEQRDAAKAAIDDVEAGLHAYSERWSPDGDGALARLNEELAAGERMTVPQPMRPLFRAAEDWRQRSNGAFDARTGALVSLWGFDNEEDFAEAPPDDTQREALVAQLAEAPGYEGPEYGPEENVRWNFGAIAKGEAVAQASAALHEVGFAHHIVNAGGDLVVRGERGERSWRVAVRHPRPGMAQTLLAAIEVGDEAVFTSGDYERFFEHEGRRYHHIVDPRDGQPARGLRSVTVVTEDATAADAVSTAIFVAGEDWRAMAERLGMDTVLVMHDDGSLGMTETARARFRMLADAPVREAP, encoded by the coding sequence ATGCTGCTGCGCCGTTTCCTCTTCGGCGGCATCGCGCTCGCGCTTCTGCTTTACCTGCTGCTACGCCCACCGACACCGGGCGGCGAGGAGTCCCGACTCGTCGAGCAGCAGTTCGCGGCCATGGGCACCTGGTTCAGCGTTTCCGTCTGGCTGGAGGATCCCGAGCAGCGCGACGCCGCCAAGGCCGCCATCGACGACGTCGAGGCGGGGCTGCACGCCTATTCCGAGCGCTGGAGCCCGGATGGCGACGGCGCACTCGCCCGCTTGAACGAAGAACTCGCCGCCGGCGAGCGCATGACCGTGCCTCAGCCCATGCGGCCGCTGTTCCGCGCCGCCGAGGACTGGCGGCAGCGCAGCAATGGTGCCTTCGATGCACGTACCGGCGCGCTGGTCTCGCTCTGGGGCTTCGACAACGAGGAGGACTTCGCCGAGGCGCCACCGGACGACACCCAGCGCGAGGCACTGGTGGCGCAACTCGCCGAAGCGCCAGGCTACGAGGGGCCGGAGTACGGACCCGAAGAGAACGTGCGCTGGAACTTCGGCGCCATCGCCAAGGGCGAGGCCGTGGCACAGGCCAGCGCCGCGCTCCACGAGGTCGGCTTTGCGCATCACATCGTCAACGCCGGCGGCGATCTCGTCGTGCGCGGCGAGCGCGGCGAGCGTTCCTGGCGCGTGGCCGTGCGCCACCCGCGGCCCGGCATGGCGCAGACGCTGCTCGCAGCCATCGAGGTCGGCGACGAGGCCGTGTTCACCAGCGGCGACTACGAACGCTTCTTCGAGCACGAGGGCCGGCGCTACCACCACATTGTCGACCCCCGGGACGGTCAGCCCGCACGCGGGCTGCGCTCGGTAACCGTGGTGACCGAGGACGCTACCGCTGCCGACGCGGTGAGCACGGCCATCTTCGTCGCCGGCGAGGACTGGCGCGCCATGGCCGAGCGACTGGGCATGGATACCGTTCTGGTCATGCACGACGACGGCAGCCTGGGCATGACCGAGACCGCGCGCGCACGCTTTCGCATGCTGGCCGACGCCCCCGTCCGCGAAGCGCCGTGA
- the ruvX gene encoding Holliday junction resolvase RuvX — MATYLGFDFGTLHVGVAVGESITGGARALATIGPREWERLDALIAEWSPTALVVGLPLDEDGSEQAITARARRYARAIAQRSRLPVYTCDERYSSLAANSALAARDGPRPAGNDAEAARIILEQWLSQADTTATQTPPTR; from the coding sequence TTGGCCACCTATCTCGGCTTCGATTTCGGCACCCTTCACGTCGGCGTGGCGGTGGGCGAGAGCATCACCGGCGGCGCGCGTGCGCTGGCTACCATCGGCCCGCGCGAGTGGGAACGCCTGGATGCGCTGATCGCGGAGTGGTCGCCGACAGCGCTGGTGGTCGGCCTGCCACTCGACGAAGACGGCAGCGAGCAAGCGATCACCGCCCGTGCTCGGCGCTACGCACGCGCCATCGCGCAGCGCAGCCGCCTGCCCGTATACACTTGCGACGAACGGTATTCCTCGCTGGCCGCCAACAGCGCTCTTGCAGCGCGCGACGGCCCGCGCCCCGCAGGCAACGACGCCGAGGCCGCGCGCATCATCCTCGAACAATGGCTGAGTCAGGCAGACACGACCGCGACGCAGACGCCACCGACGCGCTGA
- a CDS encoding aspartate carbamoyltransferase catalytic subunit: MPGDRGLTPAELQLDERGRLRHLLTTEGLPRELLVEILDTAAQFAPVAGAPVKKVPLLRGRTVLNLFFEASTRTRTTFELAAKRLSADVLNIDAQTSSTSKGETLFDMQRTLEAMQVDMFVVRHGSSGAAHFIAGHAAPGVAVLNAGDGRHAHPTQALLDMYTLRAHRPDFRQLRVAIVGDILHSRVARSDIHALRTLGAGEIRVIAPSTLMPSGIETLGVTPYTDMDAGLAGVDVVMLLRLQRERMRGSLLASPGEFHRAFGLTEKRLAALGPDALVMHPGPINRGVELAGELAYSPQSLILQQVEHGIAIRMAVMAMIIGRTEGA; this comes from the coding sequence ATGCCGGGAGACCGCGGCTTGACGCCGGCCGAGCTTCAGCTCGACGAGCGCGGCCGCCTGCGGCATTTGCTCACCACCGAGGGGCTGCCGCGCGAGCTGCTCGTCGAGATCCTCGATACCGCCGCGCAATTCGCACCGGTCGCCGGCGCGCCGGTCAAGAAAGTACCGCTGCTGCGCGGACGCACCGTGCTCAACCTCTTCTTCGAGGCCTCGACGCGCACGCGCACGACCTTCGAGCTGGCCGCCAAGCGGCTGTCGGCGGACGTGCTCAATATCGACGCCCAGACCTCCAGCACCTCCAAGGGCGAGACGCTCTTCGACATGCAGCGCACGCTGGAGGCCATGCAGGTCGACATGTTCGTCGTGCGTCACGGCTCCAGCGGCGCGGCGCACTTCATCGCCGGCCACGCCGCCCCCGGCGTGGCCGTGCTCAACGCCGGCGACGGCCGCCACGCGCACCCCACGCAGGCGCTGCTCGATATGTACACGCTGCGCGCGCACCGGCCGGACTTCCGCCAGCTCCGCGTAGCCATCGTCGGCGACATCCTGCACTCGCGGGTGGCGCGCTCCGACATCCACGCCCTGCGTACGCTGGGCGCCGGCGAGATCCGCGTCATCGCACCCAGCACGCTGATGCCCTCGGGCATCGAGACGCTGGGCGTGACGCCCTACACCGACATGGATGCGGGCCTGGCCGGCGTCGACGTCGTCATGCTGCTGCGCCTGCAGCGCGAGCGCATGCGCGGCAGCCTGCTGGCCTCACCCGGCGAGTTCCACCGCGCCTTCGGGCTGACCGAGAAGCGCCTGGCCGCCCTCGGGCCCGATGCGCTGGTCATGCATCCCGGGCCCATCAATCGCGGCGTCGAGCTCGCCGGCGAGCTGGCCTATTCGCCGCAGTCGCTGATCCTGCAGCAGGTCGAGCACGGCATCGCCATCCGCATGGCGGTGATGGCCATGATCATCGGCCGCACGGAGGGCGCGTGA
- the gshA gene encoding glutamate--cysteine ligase has translation MSQAVPNLTVAAGPVLELESRLLEAQPAIEAWLRRQWAVTTAPFYCSVDLRNAGFKLAPVDTNLFPAGFNNLSPNFDSLCLQALQVAVERTCPTAAKLVLVPENHTRNRFYMESVARLKGLLQRAGFEVRVGSISPEITEPTTLDLDSGAQLTLEPLQRNADHLHIDGYFPCAVVLNNDLSGGVPEILRGVAQPLLPPAEVSWAQRLKSQHFAHYREVTREFAEIIDIDPWLMTPAFRNCGNINFLKREGEECLADNVETLLAEIQAKYDEYGIDKDPFVVIKADAGTYGMGVMTAKHPDELRTLNRNMRKKMASAKGGGEVTGAIIQEGVYTFETIGEPPAVAEPVVYMIDHHVVGGFYRVHEGRGTDENLNAPGARFHQLAFADPGIAPDASCSPDDTPNRFYAYGVVARLAMLAAAREIRSSVHEAAA, from the coding sequence ATGTCGCAGGCTGTCCCCAACCTCACCGTGGCGGCGGGCCCGGTACTCGAACTCGAGTCCCGGCTCCTGGAAGCCCAGCCCGCCATCGAAGCCTGGCTTCGTCGGCAGTGGGCGGTCACCACCGCGCCCTTCTACTGCTCCGTCGATCTGCGCAACGCCGGCTTCAAGCTGGCCCCCGTGGACACCAATCTCTTCCCGGCGGGCTTCAACAATCTCAGCCCCAACTTCGACAGCCTCTGCCTGCAGGCGCTGCAGGTTGCCGTGGAACGCACCTGCCCAACCGCCGCGAAGCTGGTTCTGGTACCCGAGAATCACACGCGCAACCGCTTCTACATGGAGTCGGTGGCACGCCTCAAGGGACTGCTGCAGCGCGCCGGCTTCGAGGTCCGCGTCGGCTCCATCTCACCGGAGATCACCGAGCCCACCACCCTGGATCTCGACTCCGGCGCGCAGCTGACGCTGGAGCCACTGCAGCGCAACGCCGACCACCTGCACATCGACGGCTACTTCCCCTGCGCGGTGGTGCTGAACAACGATCTTTCCGGCGGCGTGCCCGAGATACTGCGCGGCGTCGCCCAGCCGCTGCTGCCGCCGGCGGAGGTGAGCTGGGCACAGCGCCTGAAGTCGCAGCACTTCGCGCACTACCGCGAGGTCACGCGCGAATTCGCCGAGATCATCGACATCGATCCCTGGCTGATGACGCCGGCTTTCCGCAACTGCGGCAACATCAACTTTCTCAAGCGCGAGGGCGAGGAGTGCCTGGCGGACAACGTCGAGACACTGCTCGCGGAGATCCAGGCCAAGTACGACGAGTACGGCATCGACAAGGATCCCTTCGTCGTCATCAAGGCCGACGCCGGCACCTACGGCATGGGCGTTATGACCGCCAAGCATCCGGACGAGCTGCGCACGCTCAATCGCAACATGCGCAAGAAGATGGCATCGGCCAAGGGCGGCGGCGAAGTCACCGGCGCCATCATCCAGGAAGGCGTCTATACCTTCGAGACCATCGGCGAGCCACCGGCGGTGGCCGAGCCCGTGGTCTACATGATCGACCACCACGTCGTCGGCGGCTTCTATCGGGTGCATGAAGGCCGCGGCACCGATGAGAACCTCAACGCGCCGGGCGCTCGCTTCCACCAGCTCGCCTTCGCCGATCCCGGCATCGCGCCGGACGCAAGCTGCAGCCCCGACGACACCCCCAACCGCTTCTACGCCTACGGCGTGGTCGCGCGTCTGGCCATGCTCGCCGCCGCGCGCGAGATCCGCAGCAGCGTCCACGAGGCCGCGGCATGA
- the pyrR gene encoding bifunctional pyr operon transcriptional regulator/uracil phosphoribosyltransferase PyrR: MAESGRHDRDADATDALIADMAQRLTALLPDKGAPCALVGIERGGVAVAQALAPHLPTHLEAGSVDVSFHRDDYARRGLRTARPSQLPLSLEDATVVLVDDVLHTGRTARAAMEVLFERGRPARIILAALAARPGRQLPIQADVLGVALEVDPAAHVTVLEEPLRIECRETAA, translated from the coding sequence ATGGCTGAGTCAGGCAGACACGACCGCGACGCAGACGCCACCGACGCGCTGATCGCCGACATGGCGCAGCGCCTCACTGCGCTGCTGCCGGACAAGGGCGCGCCCTGCGCTCTGGTCGGCATCGAGCGCGGCGGCGTCGCCGTCGCGCAGGCGCTGGCGCCGCATCTACCGACGCATCTCGAGGCGGGCTCGGTGGATGTCAGCTTCCACCGCGACGATTACGCCCGCCGCGGCCTGCGCACCGCCCGCCCGTCGCAGCTTCCACTGTCTCTGGAGGACGCCACCGTCGTGCTGGTCGACGACGTGCTGCACACCGGCCGTACCGCACGCGCGGCGATGGAAGTGCTCTTCGAGCGTGGCCGCCCGGCGCGCATCATCCTCGCCGCGCTGGCCGCCCGCCCTGGCCGCCAGCTGCCCATCCAGGCCGATGTGCTGGGCGTGGCGCTGGAAGTCGACCCCGCGGCACACGTCACCGTGCTCGAAGAGCCGCTGCGCATCGAATGCCGGGAGACCGCGGCTTGA
- a CDS encoding Gx transporter family protein — translation MASPAEPTVGTDALDRRIAGLAAVAIAIHVLEAGFPSPVPGIKPGLANVVTLIALLRHGVACAAWVAGLRVLVGSLLVGSFLTPSFWLSATGAVCAFATLAAAWLLGRALPPLRLSALGLSVVASVAHMSGQFVAAWKLFLPHDGLLMLLPLLLGAALVFGLASGFIALRVLAAMQRLEPQGGSGGY, via the coding sequence ATGGCATCGCCGGCTGAGCCCACAGTCGGAACGGACGCGCTGGACCGGCGCATTGCCGGGCTGGCCGCCGTCGCCATCGCCATCCACGTGCTGGAGGCCGGCTTCCCCAGCCCGGTGCCCGGCATCAAGCCGGGGCTGGCCAATGTCGTGACGCTGATCGCGTTGCTGCGCCACGGCGTCGCCTGCGCGGCCTGGGTGGCAGGGTTGCGCGTACTGGTGGGATCACTGCTGGTGGGCAGTTTCCTGACGCCCAGCTTCTGGCTGTCGGCCACCGGCGCGGTCTGCGCCTTCGCCACGCTGGCCGCGGCCTGGCTGCTGGGCCGTGCGCTGCCGCCGCTGCGGCTTTCCGCGCTGGGGCTGTCAGTAGTGGCGTCGGTAGCGCACATGAGCGGCCAGTTCGTCGCCGCCTGGAAACTCTTCCTGCCGCACGACGGTCTGCTGATGTTGCTGCCGCTGCTGCTGGGGGCGGCCCTGGTCTTCGGACTGGCTTCCGGATTCATCGCGCTGCGCGTGCTGGCGGCCATGCAGCGGCTTGAGCCACAGGGTGGCTCGGGCGGATACTGA
- the pilG gene encoding twitching motility response regulator PilG, with the protein MVIDDSQTIRRTAETLLSRAGYTVVTAKDGFEALAKIADHSPDLIFIDIMMPRLDGYQACALIKGNPGFAHTPVVMLSSKDGLFDRARGRIVGSDQYLTKPFTKDELMAAVNAHLASEAAS; encoded by the coding sequence ATGGTGATCGACGACAGCCAGACGATTCGGCGCACTGCCGAAACCTTGCTGTCGCGGGCCGGCTATACGGTTGTCACCGCCAAGGACGGTTTCGAGGCGCTGGCGAAGATCGCGGATCATTCCCCCGACCTGATCTTCATCGACATCATGATGCCGCGCCTCGATGGCTACCAGGCCTGCGCGCTGATCAAGGGCAATCCGGGCTTCGCGCACACTCCGGTGGTCATGCTGTCCTCCAAGGACGGGCTCTTCGACCGGGCGCGGGGCCGCATCGTCGGCTCCGATCAGTACCTGACCAAACCCTTTACCAAGGATGAGCTGATGGCCGCGGTCAACGCCCATCTCGCCAGTGAGGCGGCGTCGTGA